The nucleotide window TATCTACTTGCATTAACTCGAGAAATCCTATATTTGAAGCTATAGAACACCGGTTCGCTTGAATATTTCACCTTTTAATTTTGGCTGCGCCTACCCTAATACAAAATGACCCCCCAAAATAGTTCAACAATAAGAAAAAAGCTAGTGATAGTAGGCGATGGTGCTTGCGGAAAGACTTGTCTCCTAGTGGTCTTCTCGAAGGGTCAATTTCCAGAACTGCACGTGCCCACAGTCTTCGAAAATTACGTCGCAGATGTTGATGTCGATGGCGTCCGCGTGGAACTAGCACTATGGGATACTGCAGGTCAAGAGGATTACGACCGTCTCAGACCGCTATCTTACCCCGACTCAGACGTAGTTTTGATCTGTTTCTCGGTTGATATACCCGACTCCCTCGACAACGTCGAAGAAAAATGGATCAACGAAGTACACCATTTTTGTAGGGGAGTCCCTACACTACTAGTCGCCTGTAAACTAGATCTCCGGGAAGAACAGCATGTGGTAAGTCAGCTAGCAGTCCTGGGCCAACACCCAGTAACAACTGCAGAAGGAAATGCCGTCGCCCGCAAGATTGGCGCCGCCAGCTACGTCGAGTGCTCCGCAAAAACCGGTGAGGGAGTAAAGGAAGTGTTCGATATAGCAACAAGAGCGGCCCTCACGAGGAAGTCCCGCTCCTCCACCGCAGGCCGCCGCGCTGCCTCCGGTCGCAAGAAATGCATCTTACTGTGACCGCAGCCCTAGTCACGTGACCCACATTCCGCAACGCTGGGGCTCTGCCCCGCCTCAGCCGCCTTGCGTCCTCGAATACCTGCACAAGCACTACGAACTACTACTATCCCATGCCGTAGCCCATTTGTAACATTTTTGTGTTCTAATATAGATAGTAAGTTTTTTCTGACCTTTCTTTTTCAAATTTGTGTATACTAAACTTGAACAACTCATTCATTAAAAAAACAGTTACCACTACCTCATTAAAACTTGCTATACTTAGCATTGCCAAACCGGTTGGATTTAC belongs to Eremothecium sinecaudum strain ATCC 58844 chromosome IV, complete sequence and includes:
- a CDS encoding HDL356Wp (Syntenic homolog of Ashbya gossypii ABR182W; Syntenic homolog of Saccharomyces cerevisiae YPR165W (RHO1); Tandem gene duplication in Ashbya gossypii), with the protein product MTPQNSSTIRKKLVIVGDGACGKTCLLVVFSKGQFPELHVPTVFENYVADVDVDGVRVELALWDTAGQEDYDRLRPLSYPDSDVVLICFSVDIPDSLDNVEEKWINEVHHFCRGVPTLLVACKLDLREEQHVVSQLAVLGQHPVTTAEGNAVARKIGAASYVECSAKTGEGVKEVFDIATRAALTRKSRSSTAGRRAASGRKKCILL